In Arachis hypogaea cultivar Tifrunner chromosome 7, arahy.Tifrunner.gnm2.J5K5, whole genome shotgun sequence, the genomic window ATAAGCCCAGCAACTCATTCCATGAACTTCTTTTATAATCTTCAAGGTTTTGCCGAATTTTCGCTGTGCACTTTTTCATCCAATCTTCATCCCAAATGTTAGCGGCACTGTAGTTATCGCTCCTAAATCGGGCTATGGAAGGATGATGTAGTACCCTTTGTGTGATGAACGTGACATTATTTAACATGGCAACATGTCCCAAAGCAGGATCAGTGTAGGTTTTGCATTTGGCTTCTAAGTGGTTATCCAGCAACTCCATTATCCGAGCTATCTGGGAAGAAAGTGAAGGATAAGATCCCCCTCTATTAACGTCCATCGGATACTCTATGAAAGCCTTCCTAATTATATTCCAATTTCTCAATGCTACACTAAGACCATGCATGATGTTGGAGGTAAGCACATCAACGTCACCTACAGCATCCACACTAGCTGAATCACAGCAAATCAGATTCTCCATGTCTTTGAAAACATCCCTAATCTTCTCACCCAATCTTTGTCGAGTCATCATTGCTTCAATTTTTAGTATTTCACTGTGCTGATCAGGGAACACCGATTCCAATCCAGGTATCATGTCACTCATGTCCCTAAACATTTCCACTTGGCTTACCAAAGTACTTCTCCAACTGTTTTCAAATGGAGTAGTATTTGCAACAGTATTTGCAAAGTTTAGGAAATAAACGGTGAGTTCTTTGCAAATCAACATGAAAGTTAGATCTTCAAGGGAGGAGAATCCAAAGAAAACACGATTGCAAAGTCTCCTTTCGGCAGGAAACAATTTGTGGATTGCAATACGGAAACCTTCTCTCCAATTTGTGTCCTCGTTGTTTGAGTCTTCCAACTCTAACTTGGAAAGGCACTGGTGCAAGAACTCTCTGCGACAACTGCTGTATAACTGGCACCACTCCTTCTCAAACCCATTGGCAGCCGCAATTTTAAGAGCTCCATTAAGGCGATTGATAATTTTCAATGGAATCACGTCAGTAAACAAGTTTTGGTCATGCTGAATGGAATCTACCAAAGACTGGCCGTAAAGCAAGCCAAAAATTTTCTCGTTCTGTTTCTTAAATGCTTTTAAAGAAACCAACAGATGCGGCTTTATAAGAGCAAAATCAGCATTGGCTTTTTGTGAATGTGAATCCCCATCAGGGGTTGCTTGAT contains:
- the LOC112702738 gene encoding exocyst complex component EXO70B1-like codes for the protein MASLVFKIQRWLKQPKVWRFVGFASAVIGLLFYAMSSAFNSLFGEWNLLKTFLYSVLSFIICVTVLFAKAWEHSSNLRIKAHMAFFVLTITSFYSFFFDKAAKGKPDAYGLASCAAFAVMSFSLSRRTRCGFEVDMLYFFLGALIVQLMKIKWVLGIAGAGFSYFLIVFLSWLDDLQPEENAYIELQDQPQVIIQVGSLQPRESNASSGSAPVCTQPEANIQDQATPDGDSHSQKANADFALIKPHLLVSLKAFKKQNEKIFGLLYGQSLVDSIQHDQNLFTDVIPLKIINRLNGALKIAAANGFEKEWCQLYSSCRREFLHQCLSKLELEDSNNEDTNWREGFRIAIHKLFPAERRLCNRVFFGFSSLEDLTFMLICKELTVYFLNFANTVANTTPFENSWRSTLVSQVEMFRDMSDMIPGLESVFPDQHSEILKIEAMMTRQRLGEKIRDVFKDMENLICCDSASVDAVGDVDVLTSNIMHGLSVALRNWNIIRKAFIEYPMDVNRGGSYPSLSSQIARIMELLDNHLEAKCKTYTDPALGHVAMLNNVTFITQRVLHHPSIARFRSDNYSAANIWDEDWMKKCTAKIRQNLEDYKRSSWNELLGLLKLDNNESLENNVAAESMKEKLKLFNVQFEEICCTQSKWFARDNNIRKEIIVSLENTLLPAYGSFVGRLQDVLGKAAYDYIQYGMLDIQDRLNRLFLGDKRMSP